Proteins encoded within one genomic window of Brassica rapa cultivar Chiifu-401-42 chromosome A09, CAAS_Brap_v3.01, whole genome shotgun sequence:
- the LOC103839430 gene encoding protein PHYTOCHROME KINASE SUBSTRATE 1, whose translation MVSLTSSSSSTPKISFDFTKNNNNTSLNVPVSSFSSDSSCLRSKEEAIVTTKKDIEPCKTLNSNINPKDDQEFRDENKMVNKALEDPEIGVFGAEKYFNGDMDSDQSSTVLSLTNPEAERLVDDLKQSEKKSTGAPSVHSEASCNSQSMLLQNKLANSCNGSVQEKKNNSGQIQKVVNNKKSFLNLGCKCACSDGMSVDVDDKILVKRSSDLINIQKQEELVQRKSLEVLGSPVEKKRVVAQKKLTLPPRESRTEEEDTTSEGSDTSSDLFEIDNLTGKPKTFLARQGSDPTFYAPSEVSIEWSIVTASAADFSIMSECATSPLGRNQFLQIPPRIPTKTAPHRLKPSNASGGFLSCKSHKSVMVSGDSDRRSSMNKKKTSLAYVPRHVQVMETTKRKSLETRRRISNSSPSPLLYSQY comes from the coding sequence atggTGTCCTtaacatcatcatcttcttcaacaccaaaaatatcttttgatttcaccaagaacaacaacaatacCAGTCTCAATGTCCCtgtctcttctttttcttctgatTCTTCTTGCTTGAGAAGCAAGGAAGAAGCTATTGTCACAACCAAGAAGGACATCGAACCCTGCAAAACCCTAAACAGCAACATCAATCCAAAGGATGATCAGGAGTTTAGAGATGAGAATAAAATGGTGAACAAAGCTCTTGAAGATCCAGAGATCGGTGTGTTTGGAGCTGAAAAGTACTTCAATGGAGACATGGATTCAGACCAGAGTTCTACTGTTCTGTCTTTAACAAACCCAGAAGCTGAGAGACTCGTTGATGATCTGAAGCAGAGCGAGAAGAAATCTACTGGAGCGCCGAGTGTCCACTCTGAAGCAAGCTGTAATAGTCAGAGCATGTTGCTTCAAAACAAACTGGCGAATAGCTGTAACGGTTCCGTGCAGGAGAAGAAAAACAATAGTGGTCAGATTCAAAAAGTGGTCAACAATAAGAAGAGTTTTCTCAATCTAGGGTGTAAATGCGCGTGTTCTGATGGGATGTCAGTAGATGTCGATGATAAGATCTTGGTTAAGAGAAGCTCTGATCTGATCAACATTCAGAAACAAGAAGAGTTGGTGCAGAGGAAGTCTCTTGAAGTGCTTGGATCTCCTGTTGAGAAGAAGAGGGTTGTTGCTCAGAAAAAACTCACATTGCCTCCACGGGAATCaagaacagaggaagaagacacAACGAGTGAAGGAAGTGATACAAGCTCAGATCTATTTGAGATAGATAATCTTACAGGGAAACCTAAGACTTTTCTTGCGAGGCAAGGAAGTGATCCTACATTTTATGCTCCAAGCGAAGTAAGCATAGAGTGGAGCATAGTGACTGCAAGTGCTGCTGATTTCTCTATAATGTCAGAATGTGCAACAAGCCCTCTAGGAAGAAACCAATTTCTTCAGATCCCTCCTCGGATCCCTACTAAAACTGCACCACATAGACTGAAACCTAGCAATGCAAGTGGTGGTTTCTTGAGCTGCAAGAGTCATAAGTCTGTTATGGTTTCTGGTGATTCAGACAGGAGAAGTAGCATGAACAAGAAAAAGACATCCCTGGCTTATGTTCCTAGACATGTCCAAGTTATGGAGACTACTAAACGTAAGAGTTTGGAGACAAGAAGAAGGATCAGCAACAGCTCACCGTCACCTCTTCTATACAGTCAGTACTGA
- the LOC103839431 gene encoding F-box/kelch-repeat protein SKIP11, protein MLENRSPDSCLSSRVFSSSRVSYKLTNGKRALEAVGGEIRPTKSLKLMGFCITYDSDSSDYSLSGDGSQDQSDSNNNGGDSSDSHSLFNEIGRDSSIDCLLRCSRSDYGSIASLNRNFRSLVKSGDIYKLRKQNGFVEHWVYFSCQLLEWVAFDPVERKWMKLPTMPSSVTFMCADKESLAVGTDLLVLGKDGFSSHVIYRYSLLTNSWSSGMEMNSPRCLFGSASLGEIAIFAGGCDSQGKILDFAEMYNSELQTWVSLPRMNKPRKMCSGVFMDGKFYVIGGIGGAESKALTCGEEYDLETKKWTPIPDLSPPRSRAEQDGNGMPPAAEAPPLVAVVDNQLYAADHADMEVRKYDKEKKKWLTIGRLPERAGSVNGWGLAFRACGERLIVIGGPKYSGGGFIELNSWVPRDGSPPQWTLLDRKHSPNFVYNCAVMGC, encoded by the coding sequence ATGTTGGAGAATCGATCACCAGATTCGTGTTTGAGTTCAAGGGTTTTCTCCAGCTCTCGTGTCTCTTACAAGCTCACCAATGGCAAAAGAGCTTTGGAGGCTGTTGGTGGTGAGATTAGACCGACCAAGTCACTTAAACTAATGGGTTTTTGTATTACTTATGATAGCGATTCTTCTGACTATTCATTGAGCGGTGACGGGTCACAAGACCAATCTGATTCTAATAACAACGGTGGTGATTCATCTGATTCACATTCTCTTTTCAACGAGATTGGTCGAGACAGCTCTATAGACTGTCTCCTCCGTTGTTCCAGGTCTGACTACGGCTCCATCGCTTCCCTGAATAGGAACTTCCGTTCTCTGGTGAAGAGTGGAGATATCTATAAACTAAGGAAACAAAACGGGTTCGTGGAGCATTGGGTTTACTTCTCGTGCCAGCTCTTGGAGTGGGTTGCGTTTGATCCCGTGGAGAGGAAGTGGATGAAGCTGCCAACGATGCCTTCAAGTGTCACCTTCATGTGTGCGGACAAGGAGTCTCTAGCTGTCGGCACTGACCTCCTCGTCTTGGGGAAAGATGGTTTCTCTTCTCATGTTATATATAGATACAGCCTTCTCACTAATTCTTGGTCTTCTGGTATGGAGATGAACTCTCCGAGGTGTTTGTTTGGATCAGCGAGTCTCGGAGAGATTGCTATATTCGCCGGTGGGTGTGACTCTCAGGGGAAGATTCTTGATTTCGCTGAGATGTATAACTCTGAGCTTCAAACGTGGGTGAGTCTTCCGAGGATGAACAAGCCGAGGAAGATGTGTTCAGGTGTTTTCATGGACGGGAAGTTCTACGTCATTGGTGGTATAGgcggtgctgagtccaaggcctTGACGTGTGGGGAAGAGTATGATTTAGAGACCAAGAAATGGACTCCAATCCCTGACTTGTCGCCTCCGAGAAGCCGTGCTGAGCAAGATGGTAATGGTATGCCACCGGCAGCTGAAGCACCGCCTCTTGTTGCGGTTGTGGATAATCAGTTGTATGCTGCTGATCACGCGGATATGGAGGTGAGGAAGTATgataaggagaagaagaaatggTTAACTATTGGGAGATTGCCTGAGAGAGCAGGCTCGGTTAACGGATGGGGGCTTGCTTTTAGAGCTTGTGGGGAGAGGTTGATTGTTATAGGTGGACCTAAGTACTCAGGAGGTGGGTTTATAGAGCTGAACTCTTGGGTGCCGAGGGACGGTAGTCCACCGCAGTGGACATTGCTCGATAGGAAACATTCTCCTAACTTTGTGTACAATTGCGCGGTGATGGGTTGCTGA